A DNA window from Arachis duranensis cultivar V14167 chromosome 3, aradu.V14167.gnm2.J7QH, whole genome shotgun sequence contains the following coding sequences:
- the LOC107479303 gene encoding uncharacterized protein LOC107479303, whose amino-acid sequence MHRPDEEKTAFITPDGTYCYKVMPFGLKNAGATYQRLVNKIFCHLTGNKIEVYIDDMLAKTESGEQLTDDLKVIMNTLRKHQMRLNPTKCAFGMEAGKFLGFMITQRGVEANPEKCRAVLEMTSPKNLKEIQKLTGRLTALSRFLGASAQKAIPFFKLMKKGTPFKWETECEEAFQHFKKVLTEPPILAKPQTGETLYLYLSITEETIAAALVRENEKKEQKPIYFISKVLQDTEARYSRLEKLAFALLSASRRLRQYFQAHPITVRTDQTVKQVLQKPDLAGRMLAWSIELSQFQIKFEPRNAIKAQALTDFIAEMTPTKLTPEPWKLHVDGSSNSTHGGAGIILENQNGITIEQSIRYDFPVSNNQAEYEALLAGLNLAREVGAKILEVNTDSQVVCSQINGTYQTRDPLLQQYLKKVSETKEGFEKVSIHHVPRERNARADLLSKLASTKSGHGNRSLIQEVVKTPSVSTEINAHLTSSNRESWTYPIWQYLRDGILPPDPKEERRIKREAANYTIIAGQLYKRGFSQPLLKCVEPGNTEYILREIHEGCCGHHIGGKTLAQKIIRAGYFWPTIIRDSIQLTKSCDKCQKHANIHQAAPHQLSVISAERPFGSWGIDLVGPFPTAPGQLRYLIVAIDYYTKWIEAEPLASITATQCRKFVWRQIITRFGIPEVIISDNGTQFTDKRFRELLEGLHISHRFSSVEHPQTNGQVESANKIIVKGLKKRLDEAKGLWADELGSVLWSYRTTPQTSTGETPFRLTYGVEAVIPVEIGDPSPRKTVGGNDEEAERDLVGEERSIAHVKELALKQRISLRYNHGVIRREFADNDLVLRRNDIGIPTPGEGKLAPTSRRVLTRPNHLNNLFFYKLLSPHPHYKPPLFLKNTERRHGHRWRTDHPPDQTHGYPTKRPNERLR is encoded by the coding sequence ATGCACCGACCAGACGAAGAGAAGACAGCATTCATCACCCCAGACGGAACCTACTGCTATAAAGTAATGCCCTTCGGCTTGAAAAACGCCGGAGCCACCTACCAGCGACtcgttaacaaaatattttgccACTTAACCGGAAACAAAATAGAAGTCTACATAGATGATATGCTCGCAAAAACGGAATCCGGTGAGCAACTAACCGACGATCTAAAAGTCATAATGAACACCCTGCGAAAGCACCAAATGCGACTCAACCCAACAAAGTGTGCTTTCGGAATGGAAGCAGGAAAATTCCTCGGGTTCATGATCACACAACGCGGAGTTGAGGCAAACCCGGAAAAATGTCGTGCCGTCCTCGAGATGACAAGTCCCAAAAACCTCAAAGAAATCCAAAAGCTCACCGGCCGACTAACCGCACTATCCCGGTTCCTCGGAGCTTCGGCACAAAAGGCAATCCCttttttcaaactcatgaaAAAAGGAACCCCCTTCAAATGGGAGACGGAATGCGAAGAAGCTTTCCAACACTTCAAGAAGGTCCTAACGGAGCCTCCAATCCTCGCAAAACCCCAAACAGGGGAAACACTATACCTGTACCTCTCCATAACGGAAGAAACAATCGCAGCAGCACTCGTCCGGGAAAACGAGAAAAAGGAACAGAAGCCCATATACTTCATTAGCAAGGTGCTACAAGACACCGAAGCACGCTATTCACGATTAGAGAAGCTGGCTTTCGCACTCCTCTCAGCATCCCGACGACTACGACAATACTTCCAGGCCCACCCCATAACGGTCCGAACCGACCAAACGGTCAAACAGGTATTACAAAAACCCGACCTAGCGGGAAGAATGCTAGCATGGTCCATCGAGTTATCCCAATTCCAGATCAAGTTCGAACCCCGAAACGCCATCAAAGCGCAAGCCTTGACCGACTTCATCGCCGAGATGACTCCGACCAAACTGACACCCGAACCATGGAAACTGCACGTCGATGGCTCATCAAACTCCACTCACGGAGGCGCCGGAATTATACTCGAAAACCAAAATGGGATCACAATTGAACAATCAATAAGATACGACTTCCCAGTATCAAATAACCAAGCAGAATACGAGGCCCTCTTGGCAGGCCTAAACCTTGCTCGGGAAGTCGGCGCCAAGATACTCGAAGTTAACACCGATTCCCAGGTGGTGTGCTCCCAAATCAACGGGACCTACCAAACCCGGGACCCCCTGCTCCAACAATACCTCAAAAAAGTGAGTGAAACCAAAGAAGGATTCGAAAAAGTCTCCATACATCATGTCCCCAGGGAGCGAAACGCCAGGGCGGACCTACTTTCCAAGCTAGCCAGCACGAAGTCAGGACACGGCAACAGATCGCTAATCCAGGAGGTCGTTAAGACGCCTTCCGTATCAACAGAAATCAACGCGCACCTAACGTCGTCAAATCGGGAGTCTTGGACGTACCCGATCTGGCAATACCTCCGCGACGGAATCCTACCACCAGATCCAAAAGAGGAAAGGCGAATAAAAAGAGAAGCCGCCAACTACACCATCATCGCAGGACAACTATACAAACGCGGATTCTCGCAGCCCCTACTTAAATGTGTCGAACCCGGGAACACGGAATACATACTCCGCGAGATCCACGAAGGCTGCTGCGGACACCACATCGGAGGAAAAACGCTAGCCCAAAAAATCATCAGGGCCGGCTATTTCTGGCCCACGATCATTCGAGATTCCATCCAACTAACAAAGAGCTGCGACAAATGCCAAAAGCATGCCAATATTCACCAAGCCGCCCCACACCAACTCAGCGTTATATCGGCTGAACGGCCATTCGGCAGCTGGGGAATCGACCTCGTCGGTCCCTTCCCCACGGCACCTGGCCAGCTCAGATATCTTATCGTCGCCATAgactactacaccaaatggatTGAAGCCGAACCCCTGGCCTCCATCACGGCAACCCAATGCCGGAAATTCGTCTGGCGACAGATCATTACCCGGTTCGGAATCCCCGAGGTCATCATCTCCGACAACGGAACCCAATTCACAGACAAAAGATTTAGAGAACTCTTAGAAGGATTGCATATATCCCATCGGTTCAGCTCGGTGGAACATCCCCAAACGAACGGACAGGTGGAATCCGCCAACAAGATTATCGTTAAAGGTCTTAAGAAACGACTTGACGAAGCCAAGGGATTATGGGCAGACGAGTTGGGATCAGTCCTGTGGTCATACCGAACGACACCACAAACAAGCACGGGAGAAACGCCCTTCCGATTAACATACGGCGTAGAAGCAGTCATCCCAGTAGAAATCGGGGACCCCAGCCCCAGAAAAACGGTCGGAGGTAACGACGAAGAGGCAGAACGGGACCTCGTAGGCGAAGAAAGAAGCATAGCTCACGTCAAAGAATTAGCACTCAAACAAAGAATCAGCCTAAGGTACAATCACGGCGTCATCCGACGAGAATTCGCGGACAACGACCTCGTTTTAAGACGAAACGATATCGGCATTCCGACCccgggagaaggaaagctcgcccCCACCTCACGaagggttttaacgaggcccaACCACttaaataatctttttttttacaagTTACTTTCACCTCATCCCCATTACAAGCCACCACTGTTCCTCAAAAACACGGAACGAAGACACGGCCATCGCTGGAGGACCGATCATCCTCCGGACCAAACACACGGATATCCGACAAAACGACCAAACGAACGGTTACGATAA